The genomic region TTATGTTAACTTCAAGCTTTTACGATGCAGAATGACCATTTCCCGTTTATCTATTGCGTTGAGAATTTGGAATTGGAGCGCAAGCCCCTTGAATGGGAATCGTGCTTTAAGAAATTGGGATTGGAATCAAAGCCCGTTAATGATTGTTATAAGAGTGGACTGGGGCAAAAGGTTAGTACTCTCTGCGCTACAATTTGACTATTTTCATTCATGTGATGTAATATGGATTATATTTGTTAGTCTTCTCCATAGAGTGTTCTATCTAGAatatgtttattttcatttttgtttttactAAACAATTGAATATCCTGGTGCATAAATTAGTACAGATTCGTAGAACCTGAGATGTTTGCACTGAGTATCCCTTAAAGAAGTTTAATATGTAACCTCAACTTTGACTTGTAATCTTATGATACACTTGATTTGAGATTTATGGTGCACGAGAAAAGTGCTTCATCATGATCTCTGTACCCTTAATAATAGACATATTCTTTTGTTCTCCAAATGATTTTAGCGAAGGTTATATGACATGTTATCATGTTTAGTAGCCCTTAAAAAAGTTTAACTTGTAACCACAACTTTGACTTGTAATTTTATGATACTCTTGATTTGAGATTTGTGGTGCACGAGGAAAGTGTTTCATCTTGATATCATTAGTTCAGTACCAATAATAATATACATCTTCAGTTCTTTTGTTCTCCAAAATTTCAATTGGTTCTAGCGTAGGGGATATAACATGCTGTTGTGGTATTTCCTACTTTGATTTGGAGCACCTGAAAAGAAACTTTTTTGTAAAGAAAAGTGCTTCTACTTTAGCGATTCCTATGTCAACTCTGCTAAAGTGCTGATTGttatgtgattttgtgaaatcACTATTGGAACTGAAAAATCAGAAAGCCATAAATGGAGCTTCACCTGCTCGACCGAGTGAGAGTAgaatgagaagaaaaaaaaaaaaaaagcagcagCAGCGCTGCTCGGctttataattattttcattACTTATAAATTGTTTTAATGTACTAACTCTTGGATTATGGCTTTTATCACTGTGAATAGGGTAACTGTATAACTTCACAAGCACCTGTTATTTGTTGTGTACAAAACAATCACTGATAGAACTGGACATTTAGTGTTGTGTTCTTAGCAGATCATTCTAAGTTTTGGAGATTTACATGTCTGTCAGCTTCTGTGATTTTTGTTATTTAGTTGTCCTTTATTGGTATTTGAAATACTGTCCTTGCATAGGTTGTTTATATTCCTTAGAGACAATAGATAATGATTTTAGGTCATTATGTCATTTTGATCCTTTCCTGCATGCTTAATTGGGTGGCTTAATAAGGAATTGCTATCTTTATGCAGCTTGATCTACAATATGCAGCTGAAACAAGTGCCCTTGAACCACCTCATACATATGTACCTTGGGTTGTTGTGGATGGGCAACCACTTTACGAGGTTTGTTTCCTTGACTATCAAATTGATTGATTATCCTAATTACTTGTTCATTACTCAGATGTGTGATTTTGATCAACATCGTTATTGATGGTTTTCATGATAAAAAGGATGTTATATCTGTGATCACATTACAGGACTATGAAAACTATATAAGCTATGTGTGCAAGGCTTATAAAGGTGCTAATATGCCCAAGGCTTGTAGTGGACTGACCTTCAATCAAATCTACAATAGGAAAACTATCCATCCAGTTTGCTATAAGGAGATACCACCATTAACATTGTCATCAAGAACCATACCAACTGTTATGTCATGGATACGGAAGAT from Gossypium arboreum isolate Shixiya-1 chromosome 1, ASM2569848v2, whole genome shotgun sequence harbors:
- the LOC108480239 gene encoding gamma-interferon-responsive lysosomal thiol protein, with protein sequence MAAYRRWVSVLCCLSLLGSFASASTISLPSDSRKVSLTLYYESLCPYSANFIVNYLPKLFNEDLISIVDLRLVPWGNAKLKGNDTFDCQHGPTECLLNTVEACAIDAWPKLNDHFPFIYCVENLELERKPLEWESCFKKLGLESKPVNDCYKSGLGQKLDLQYAAETSALEPPHTYVPWVVVDGQPLYEDYENYISYVCKAYKGANMPKACSGLTFNQIYNRKTIHPVCYKEIPPLTLSSRTIPTVMSWIRKIVTSM